The Anas acuta chromosome 1, bAnaAcu1.1, whole genome shotgun sequence genome segment tttactcagaggggtgaggcactgaacaggttgcccagagaagctgtggatgccccgtccctagaggtgttcaaggccaggctggtgTGTTGGAACTGGGCGggctttagggtcccttccaacccaaacccttctATTACTCTATGAAGTTTTTTAAATCTATACAGAATATTAagttacatttatttcaattcaTCATCTCAGTGATGCATTACTACCTATCACTATCTCAAATTTTAAaggtgcttttatttatttatttataggaactgagtaactttatttttttttttaatgtattgagTCTCCTGAGGGATACTCAGCCTGTTCACCTACTCATTCCCAATGACTACTTCATGATAACTTCATCCCTGGTATTTTCCAGTCTATTAGAATTATCCCCTTGTATCAGTCAGCTCTCCTCTGTGTTTTTCACTGATTCAGACACTGTGAGAAGCAATCTAAGTGTGCATGATATATATGTAAACATAATACAGCAAATGAGTAAttgtgttaatttttaaaatggtcATCCCACCCACTATATGACAATTCATTTCcagattctttaaaatatatatataaacccatatatttttttgttgtttgttttacagtaaaGGGAAACACAGAAAAGTGTCAAGTTCTGAACAGAAGCTCAGTCAAAGGAACAGTCAAAACTACTATTCCAACTCGTACACAATTTTCAAATTTCCTGCTTTACCTGTAAAATGACTTCTTCTATTTGACCACTATTCAGTTTGTCCTGTAGCTTCTGCACATCAGTTTCCTGTGTATtcagatatatatacatattcagTTTTATTGAAAAGTAGAAAGAACAGATACATCACAAAAGCACTAATTTAAACTGATTTGAACAGATACTCTACCCAACCTCAAAACTACCATCTAATTTGCTAGCTTCTGTCatattacacttttttttttttattgtaaacaAAAGATCAAGCTCTCAACAATAAATACTAAAATGCGATACTATTTAAGGACATCCAAAGGGCTGTAGTGGATCTTAGTTTTTGAGAATCATATGCAACCTCCCAACAGTCGTGTTACATACATGTTACCTGTATTGCATAGTTtcatatgcatattttaaagtgCCAGAGGCAAAGGTTGTGCTAATATAACATATTGGTAAgaggaaagacattttttgtGCAAATGCGTGAAAGCTACCACTGTTTtaaagatcttaaaaaaaatatttttcttctaattttcagacaatatcagaaaaataaaattaattattttttaacataccATCAAAATACTCCAGCCAATAACAAAAATGGACCTCAAGACTTTTGAATTTTTTCTGAATCAATACACAAAAGTTACTTATACTCCTGGAAAACAGGCATTTTGAAAATCGTTTTCTCATCCTAAAAATGTTGTCACACATGACACTTTATGATACAGCACTGTACTTACTGTTTGTACCAAATTAAGCCGCTGATTTACAATCTGCTCAGTGTATTTCCTATATGCTGCATCTTTGGGAATGTTTTGCAGAACACCAAGGATTTTAGTGTACAGTATTCGCAGGCGCTGAAGTGATCAAAAGATACGGTTAAAATCTGCAACTCCAATTATCTAACTACTTAACCTATTAGCTAGCACTCTTTTGTGCTACAGATAGTTACAGTATTCAATCCAGAAATAAGATTAACAGAATAGCCAAATCTGAACTACAGAATTCTGTCTTGAATGGGATTGGGATTTATCAGGACCAAAAGTTACCActttttggttaaaaatatatatatatatatatatatatatatatatatatatatataaaaaccaAAGCTGCAACTTAAAGTACACTTGATGCAAAACtgaaacaccagaagctgcagttCTAATGACCATAATTTTCACAAATCAGATATGCTTATGACCAAAccatttgcttctgaaaaattaCCAGGGAAAGATATAAAGAAGCATACAACCTATCGCagcataccttttttttttttcacctctccTTATGCTGGTGCAAAGTTTTGAGTCATATACAGATTAAACTAAAACCTGCAACTTCTGCTAGTGGATTTAAATGCAGCAATAAAGTATACATTAGGATGATGAAGAAATTAAGCTTTTGTTATGTTGACAGGGTAACCGTCTAACCTAAGGGGAACAGATGCACTGTAGGAACAATGTACAACAGAAGTGAAATAGCGTAGACataaacacaaagaagaaaacacagaaaatgacatAAAGATTGGCACAGTATGCATAATTTATCTAAAGCATTATTGATTTATTTGCTCTGAACCTTAAATCCCTGTAAGAAGCAGAATTGAGTGAGTCCACCCAGAAGGTGCCTGAGAAGGTTGTAGACTAAACTAGAATCATTTGCACAGAACAATATTGTTTATCACAGTGGTTCTTTATGACATTATTCCTAAATATTGGTGGCAAgcattttttgaaacagaattGTTGCACAGCAAGAAATTTCAAAGCACAAAGAGATTTAAGAATTACTCGAATCCTTTCAAAGCTCATACCTCCTGATTAAGAAAACAAGATGCAACACACTTTCATTACTGACCCTGAGGAGGTAAAAAGAAAGCACCACGCTTCCAAGAACTGCTGAAGCATTCCAACCTCAACAGTGTCTTGCCCAGAAGGGCaactgcatcaacagaggagtggccagcaggtggagggaggtgattgtcctcctctgctctgcccttctgaggccccacttggagtgctgcatccaggcctggggcccccagcacaagaaggatgtggggctgttaagagcaggtccagagaagggccacaaagttgatcagagggctctcctgtgaagaaaggctgaaacaGCTGGggcttttcagcctggagaaaataaggcagctctggggagacctcactgtggtctttcaatacttaaagggggcttacaAAGAAGACAAACAACTTTTTATTCAGGCAGATAGTGATATGGTAAGGTGGAATGattataaaataagaaagggaagattgagattagatgttaggaggagaTTCTTctctcagagggtggtgattcactggaacaggttgcccagagttGTGGATaacccatccctggaagtgttaaAGGCCctaggttggatgaggccccAGGCAACCTGATTTTGTGGATgccatccctgcccatggcaggggggttggaactagatgaccttGAAGGTTGCTTCCAACCCATGCCATTCTGTGGTTTTCATACAGCTGTGCAtggacaggttggatggggccttggccaacctggcCTTGTGGAGAGCTAATCCACTAGGCCCAACCTAagccattttatgattttatgatcaTAGGCCCTGAGCCTGCTTTGCACCAAATGGTTAGGGTAAGGTTAGGGAATAGGGTAAGATTCCCCTACAGAATTAGAAGGCTTTTATAATACATTAAGTTGGCACTACTTTAAGGTATACAATGAACATATACGAATACACATATGAATGAACGTATATGAATACATAACAAAAAAGGCTTTGCTCTCACTGACAGTTTGCGTTACATACAGCCAAGCCAAAACATACCTCATGAGGATTTTCAGATACAGCCAATCCTACGAGCCCAGTGGTCTGCTCAGAGAACATAAAAGCATTTACTACACTAACGCAGCAACACCCGCGCTATTTATTTCGCTCTGTCCCCCTGTACACCTAGCTCAGCCCCTCCTGTGCCACTAACCTCTCTCTCCCACCAGATGCACCTCCTTCCACAGACCCACAGCGCCAAACCGAGCTGCCGGTGCCGTGCCCCCGCCTCACCTCTGCGCACCCAGGGCTCGGGCAGCGCCCCCAGGCCCGCACAGCGCGGCCGGGCCTGGCCCTGACGGGGtcccctccccgtccccgtccccacacCAGGCCCGCCGCCGGCCACCTCCGGGGAGGGGACCCCAGCCCCGCACTCCCCTCAGCGCCCTCCTCACCCCATCGCTGCCTCCCCGGGACCccgcagggcagagcagggcagggccgggggccGGGACCCCCGCGGCGCCCCCTCACCTTCCTCAGTGCCCCCGCCATGGCGGCGCAGCCGGGCACCGCCGGGCGCATGCGCGGCGCCGAGGGCCTGAGGCGGACGCGTAGAGGACATAGAGAAGGGCGCCGGGCTGCGCATGCGCTGCAGCCGCCTGGAAGCCGCTCGGAGGGCGCGCGCAGTGCCAGGACCCGCGGTGTGGGCTCGCGCATGCGCCGTtgggaggcggcggggctgggtgctgcgggTTGCGGTTCCGAGCCGGGTGCGTGAGGCGATCCCCGTTATAAACACAGGCACGGCCAAGGGCTGGGGAACGTGCCCGCTCGTAAATGCCAAATAAAAAGCTTGTGGAAGGTCCTTGGGCGTCGGTTGTGTTTTTGTACACGTAGAATGCGTCTGGCTACTTGGTTAGTGGCGGAGTATAACAAAACAGTTTTACATCTGGGGATAAGGTTCAGTTTGGAGATACGGCAGAAGTTtctaaacaattaaaaacaacctTAAAATGGTATGCACGTCTGGGGTGATCAGGGGGGCCTCCCTGAGGTCGGTGACTGCCTGGTGAGCAGCCCCCAAGCTGGGTTACGGTTCTGGACTCCATTTCATAAGCAAAAGCGAGCACACGCCTCTCAGGAGTTCTGTCCATTAAATTGGTTTGTCTTGGAATGGTTTTACGAGTAACTAATTAGCTGCAGAATCCAAAATAAGATTCACTGTAGTAGATTATGACAAGCAGGCAATTACAGAGTTAATGTGTGCgagaaaagaagtaaaatacttacagaaaacagaaagctgttAATTAAAAGACTGGCGATAGACTGGAAGAAATTAGCAATGAAGAAACTTTTACAATTATTGGTGGACATAAACATAACGTTAATTTGAAGATCCATTGTACTAAGAATTGTTTATGGCCTAGCTGCTAGTTTAAAGGGTGAGTTTTGCACAGTGAGTAAGATTTgataatattttcattctgaCTTTCTGTTGTATTTACTCCAGAcaaatttttcttcagaattcaaTTGGCCCATGTATGAGTTTTGGTTTCCTAGAACTGGTAAGGAAAACCAACAAACTGAGCTTCAGAGTATCACGATTTTTGCTGAAATTCAGCCTTATAGTGAGACACGAGCTATATCAGTTGCGGTACCAAAGCAAGGTGATTAACATGGTTTCTATCTGAATGTGGTGTTTGTGCTTCTGCACTCTTTAGCTAAAAATTTTAGAGATTGCATCAGAGAGATTTGAGGTGTCTGAACGTGGCCTTTCCAAGGCATTGAGAATCTATCTCTTTCCTatcaaaaggatttttaaacaGTCTTTTAAAAAGATCTTAATAAAGTAAGAGTCTTTTTTAGGGTACCATCCCTGTATTTTGCCTGTTGCTGTGGGGCTCCAACCAGATGATCTACCTCCTGATTACATCCTGACCGCAGCACAAATTGTTCTGCATTCTTTATCTGAGTTAGCTCGGCTGGCTTCATTCAAATACAAGTTCTTATTGTCTGTTTAAACAACCCAAGCATGTAGTGTCCTTGCCACATCCTAGAACAGAAAGTAAAAGCTAGTAGTTTTTACTAGTGTGTTGATAAATCAGTTTATGCAATTAATCTGGAAGTGATAGAGTATGCCACGTTGACAAACTCAGTTTCAATACGTAcgttgttttaaaacattacaaCTCTGAGGCCATAAATACCTTCAAAGTATCATTGGATAAATCTGTAAAACAACTACCTGGGCATGGGGGAACACTTGGCATTTCATTAGGAAATGCTATTAGGACTGTTATCCTGCACATTAATATACAGAATGCAGGCACCCTCAGAAGGCCTTGCTATAGCTgtggcttcccttccttcccttttttgtCTCACCAATGAATTTATCTCATTGTGAAGTCTTGCAAATTACCATATGATTTGATATCATGAGAAGAgtcttatttcatttattagCCCTTTACCTCCATGGAATGTAACTGACTGATGGATACATACTACACCTTGTAACTATGTAAGATCAGAATCAGACATGTTTATGCAGcaatgcataaaaaaataaaattttatgttaaaaaataattgaaaagcaaaacaatagcATGCTTATAATATGGATATGTGTTAGTTCTGATAGTGTCCTGAttacataaaagaaatgaaagaacaaaaggtaagcaattaaaatgtttatgttcTTTATGTATAttacaaatgtatatattttaaatatttttactataaatatatttgtttttaccGGCTTTTAGCCAACGGTAGAACAGGATCTCAGCATGTCATTTCGTGTCTGATTCTGTTGAACTGAATGTGTTTTTTGCAGGCTCCCAAAACTTGTCTAAGTAGCAGTAGCAAAAGGAGTTGCAATTATTGGAGTTAGCAGTTATAGAAGTTgcaattaatattatttatcaTCATTAAGTTATTTTCTTGATCTTGTATGCAAAGATGAGATGCATGCAGTACCTTAGTTAAGTTTATAGTTATGCAGTTCTATAAACACAAGTGTGTCATAGGGCAATTGAGTTCTGACAGTTTATTCTAGCAAGAGTTAACaatgtaaaatttcattttatcgGAACTGCTAAATCAAGCATATGTTGGaagtttattgttttaatttgttgtgCTCCCTTTTTGTCGATTTGTTTTGGTAAAGATAGTAACTACTTtggttaaaacaaaagcaagccaGAGGTGTTGCATCATTGATACATCTGTCTAGCTAGAGAAACAAAATCCAGCTTCTTCCACCCTCCTGTGATTTAACTTGCAGAGTACTGCTGTTCTTCATTGGTTATTCTACACTTATATCACTACTGTCAGTGGTGCTGTGtctttttcttcaatttcaaGTTATTGGATCTGTAAAGCTTTGCATCATATCACCCTCAGAGATAGTGATTATCACTATagatatatagtatatatagatatatgtcACTATATGTAGGTTATATATACATAACCTATCTAGATTACGTATCTATAGTGATTATCACCATCTATCTCTAGACAGAATCTACAAGTAATTAATGGCAAAACCTTCTGAGATCTCTGTTAATTTATGTTATGTTACCAGATTTTGTTAATGTAGTCCTTGAGACTAAGTTGGCAATTACcttattttcttaatgagaGTTGTTGAACCAATGAGGGCACAGATAACCTTATTATTACCATCCAGACCCCATGGTACATTTAGTAAGATTTTAGAGAAGTCATGTGTAATACTTTCCTGTGGGTTGAGTCTGCTTGTGTTACAGTTGTACAAGGTCAGACCTTAATTTATCTAGCAACTGCgtatttaattttagaaatatcACAGGACACATCAGCTCTCAGGGCACTATTCCTGGCTGTTCAAAATGCAGGCCCCAGAGTAACAGTGGCAAGATAATGGGTTGAAAAGGTGAGAATATATGTTATGCTCGCCAATTAAACTAACAGTGAAGTAGTTTAAAACTGTAATATTTAATAGTCTGAGTCCAAACGTAGACtgctattaattattttattgctatGAATAACGTCTTTGCATGCCTAAGGGTCTTCTATTAATAGAGGGCAAAGCTAGGATTGTCTAGTTTATTTTAAGGAtaagaaatgagaataaaattaaCACACCTAACATAAACTTTATACCCATGCATCTAAAATGATAAATGCTTGACACACTTCTTTCCAAGGAAAGACTCAATAACCATGAACtgcaagttctttttttttttttttcagtaaaaacaatGACTTTAAGatagcaaaactttttttccccctttctttctttcgttcttATAGGTGAAACAACAGTAAgtaatctctctttttttcagttagaaaatgggaaaaaaaaatagtagaaaacTACCAGACTACTCCAAATGTTGTTTAAGGAAGATATTCAATATAAAAAAACTTGTGTAGAAGGCATTTGCAGTTATTTCTAGAGATCTAGGGCCAAGGTCTGGTAACTGCAAAACCTCTGTAGTCGAATGGAAGAGAATTTTGGTGCTGAGCTGTGTAGCCTTTTCACTGCTGCGTCACGTAAGAGGGAcgtttctgctgctgctcagtgtACCAGCCGTACTGTTTTACGCCACGGGGATCCGGTGGAACACCCACGCTTCTGTCGGACCTTGTCACCTTAGCACTGCGTATTACCAGCAGTGATATAGCAAAGCAGGCTCTCGAAGCATTTACAGACCTCGAGCAATGCGTTCAGCACTTGTGCTGCGGTGAGGCTTTTACCTTCTACTTACTCTACCACGTCAATCAGTTGCTACCTCACTAACTTTTCTCATTTTaggatacatttatttatttatttatttatttatttatttatttatttttgttgaataAGGTAGTTTGAAAACAGCACACACAGTGATTTTAAAACACTGCTTACCTAACACCATTCTGGTTAAACCTGTGTTTAGGTAGAGCTCTGTGTTGCCTGTGGCATTAGCAGTTCTGGGGACTACAGTGAAGCAGGAGTTAGCTGACCAAATGGGTATGGGAGCTGTACgaccaaaaaccaaaccaaaccaaaccaaaaaaaaacccacaagttTATATGATGACTGATTTCTTCCACTAGGCTTTTGGAGATAAAGTGGGGGTAGACAGTCcatatatttttccccaaataaaagGATTATCTTGCTAAATGGCTATCCTGCAAGGTGTTCCGTACTCTTATTTTGGAATCAGTGAAGTATTAATTGATCAACTCCCAGGATTAAACCACTTGTGAACATCGTCATAAATATAACTATAATATACCAAAACAGCCTTTTTTCAGACAGCTTGTAATGTAAGAACCTAATCAAAACCCCTGTGTTAGTCTTCAGAGTCTTTCCATTCACATAAGGTGGCTCCAAGGCAGGTATAATGTCTTGGGCTGCAGTGTAGTAATGAGCATTCAGGCTGGATTCGCCTAAGGGCTGCAGCTTCAGTGGGGCTTGCAGGGAATGACGGTCCACCCACGTGGATCTGATGCAGTGACCATGATTTCTAAAAAAGATGCTTCATAAATGTCAGCAATGGCATGGAGTCTTCAAGTACAGAAGGGTTTCAAAACATGAGGCAAGGTGTGAAGGAAGGCAGGGTAGCTTCCATTTGCCTTtaagctgctgtgctggcaaCAGGAAATTATGAATGACACGcatttctccttaaaaaatGAACTTAACTAAATTAACTCTGTAGTCTCATTAGGAATACCTCCCAGTGAAATTATTCTAAATATTCTAAAATGCACTTTTATTTTAGGTGATGGTAGAAGAGATTGTATGTAAGTTTGCTgagatactttaaaaaatactagTCTAAAAGAGACCCTGCTGCCTAACAGGTTTGTCAGTCTTCAGAACAGTGTACATTAGCAAATTTCAACATAAGTATGTAAGGGGTTACATGATGGAAGCTTTAACATGCCATAAAAGTTAGAAAAGTGCTTGTGAAGATGCGAAGATGAATTCATGAAAGAACCTTGACTCAGAATTCCCTGCCTGTCAGCAAAGTGCATTGCCAACAAGAGATGAGGAATGGGGCTCAGCTTGTGGCCTTATCggtgataataaataaataaataaataaaagctccGATTAATAAGAAGCTCGTGGCAGCATTTAGAAAAGGTATGGTCAGCAGCTTGGTTTTCTGTAGCCTTTTGAAGTTTCTGTGCTTTGTATTACACCTTGGTATGTTGACATGCTGAAAGAGATGTGAATCTGTATTACTTGGGAATCTGAATCCAAGCGACATTCAACTGCCTAGTCATTCTGACTCAAAGCCCTTACTGAttcaaatttgttttgcaaGCTTTATGCTAAGCAATGAAGCGTTTGTGGATGGAATAGTGATGCTGACTATGGTACTTTGATTCACTTACTAATTGCTGGATCAATGCAGAAATTTCTCTAAGAAGAAACCTGGTTTGCACTTTCTCTTGAAGATCATTTGGCAGAAAATGGCTTCCAAATAATTTCTATAACATTCCCTCTATGGTTGCCAAATGACTAGGACAGCCTGCAGTAACTACCCTGTGAAACATACAACATACACTTAGtctaattatttaatattatagaatcatttaggctggaaaagaccttcaggacCATCTAGTCCAACAGTCAACATGATCTACTGATTGCCGTCAGTAAACCATATCCCTTAGTACCATGTCCACATGTCTCttaaatgcctccagggatgggcactccagcacttccctgggcaatATTTGTACAACAATTTGATGGCAGGTGTTCTAGTATTGCATAAACTCAGAGAATAGCagtttacaattaaaaaaaataataataattcaacaTCTGGTGTGTGCAGTTTGATTAAAGCTCAAACGTGTTAAGCTATGCAAATCAGAGAAGCTCGAGTAAAACCTTAAGTCTGCCTGTAAAAAGTTGGGTAGCTATCGTTATGCAAATAGTAACTTAAGTTTCTGATCTTACATATGTTTTATGATATATAAATGCCATATTTTATGCTTCAGGAACCTTCAGCAAGATGGTGTAAAGAGCAACATTCCTTCCAGTTGTAGTTAAAATTTACTAGCAAGGCATTTGGTTGATGTGGTATCACTAGCAGAAGGCATGCTGAACATAAGCCACAGTTACTGTTGATGATATAAGCAGACTGAATTAAACTGGTAACTGTAGTTAAAAGATCTGACATGTTCTGTTACTAATCCACTGGGTTTTCCAACTACTCTCACACCTTGAAAATAACTGGCACAACTTGAACATCAGCCTAGCTCATGTACCGAATTCTTGTCCATTAAACTTCAGGGCTGCAGAACCAGTGCAGAGACTCAAAGCCCTCGGTCTGCTTTTATAGCCCCCATGCCTTGGCAGTGTAAAATCAAAGCAAGATTTGGAAGCtggttcatttttttgttgttgtttgttttgtaactaTATTAATGGGTGGCATTAAAAGTGATAATTAATGACATAAGACCATTGTCATTTTGTATTGTAAGACTACCTGTCTGTCCAGTCCAGAATCCTATACATTATTATATTAATGTAAATAGGTTTTGCATTTGGTATCCTCTCTTAAAATcccttattttttaattgaggAAACATCCCCATCCATGCTCGATTCTGCTCCAGGAGAGGACCGGTGAATACAGATTACAGCTGAAAACTTGTCTAGTAAAGTTCATTTGAATTCAGAACTGGATGACGTGTCACCTCCTAAACTTTAGTGACATGCCATGGGCTTTCTCACTCTGAAATCCTGCAGTTGGTAGATCGGTCTTGGATATGCTGCTGGTGCTACCCTGGgtgagaaaggcaggaaaaaatgttctttcccCATGCAAGAGTCGAGTTCATAACTTTGCTGAGTGCGGTGTGTGATCACCCTTGGAACTGGTCATATGTTTCATTTGGAATTGCAAACCCTCTCTGTAAATGATTCTCAAATGGTTTGAgtgtcttccttttttgtttctggaattttaaaatgtgtatatatttatgctTTGCTCATGAATTCCTTGCAAATGCCTGGTTTTGGTTAGGAATCATTCTGAGAAGATCAATTTGCTTACTGTTTGTTATTCATGCATGTATGGAAATCATATATTCACTGATTTGGTGACTGCAGCTTTCTAAAGAGGAAAAGTCTATTTTATGGTTCACAAATTGTCCAGTATTTGTAGATAAGAAATGTAGCGTGTGAACagcaaaaaaaggttttctaaTTGGAATATCCGGTGCTTCCAGGgttgttttctgtcattttaaaataggaataaaCTCACCAAAacattattaaattaaaataagttGATGGAAAcacttgattttattattaaaaaaagtgtatttcaaATAGCTCACCTTAAAAAATGGCGGATGAAAGCGAAGATTTGGCTGAAGATCTGCTCACCGAATATGCCATACAGCTTAGCATTCAAGAATCAAACGCAGCCAAGCCACCAGTGTCTTCCAATTACAATGACAGGTACCGTAAATTCAGTACGTGCGTGAGAGGTTATGCCATATATTTAGAGTGTTTAGAGATACTGATTTTTAGTGCTTTATACCATCCTTAAAACAGTTCTTGGTTTGGCCATTATGCATCATTCTCTGAGAAGTAATGCCTGAAAAGAGTAAGCAAAATAGAAATgtagattttgttgttttcgTATTCTTTCCTAAACCATTTCTAAAATGTTAGactttaaagaataaattttaatttgttagTAATCTGTTTGGTACTTGTAACAGTGTTCCAGCCTTCCCCAGTGCACTTGTATACGTATgtgtggaagaaaaatccaaaccagaaaaacaaaaaccctgcaGGAACGTTCAGCAAGGGTTCACAGGTGACATTGATGTTATAGTTAAGATTGGTTCCTTCAGTTATGAAACGTAGGCTTCAGCTGAGCTACGTGGGGTGATGGAAGTCGTCTCTGTGGTGTTAcgcagggctctgtgctgggcaggCAACACTAaaaggcagagctctgctctgagctgcctTCTGGAGTTGCAGAGGATTTAGGGAAATGAGATTCACTTGGCTAAACTAATATTTCCCGTAGCTTTTTAGGCCATTTACATTCTTATGAAAAGGGTAtacaagaaaggaaacaaaactttgTCTTAGTAGGGAGGTTCTTCAGCAATAAtcctataaatatattttgtaggTTGGTCAGTCTCAAAAGTGAAAGGGAAGTGTAGAACCATAAGTCTTGGAGGCCTGTTAGCATGTCTTAGTTTCCCGTGGGATCTCATGAGAGTCTGGGTTCTCATCAGGGGCTCCTGTTGTGAGTCTGGAATCTCCCTTTTCAATGAGGGTTCTTGGTGTATTTAATGGGAATTCTCTTCTTTGGCtactcctcctttttttttttttatatttattttttttaaatctaatgtattttttaagatgCTTGTATCACCAAAATCTCTCAACGCACGAGCAGACACCAGCATTCAACTTCCATCTCACAGAGGTTTCTCTGTGAGATGGAAGTTAAATGCTGGTGCTGGTAaatgatactgaaaaaaatatcaactaTACTTTTTCAGGGACAGTGGTACCATCGACATCATCAAACTGTCCATTTTATGAACACTGCCATTCTGACGCTGTCATGTTCTCATTTGCTGTCTAAAGTCCGTGAATCTGAAGGGCTCCTTGCTGTACTGTGTGCACTCTGTAGTCCACAACCAGAATTCTTTTCTGAATTAGGAGGTTTGTCAGAGCACTTCACAGCTCCTTCTGGAAATTGCCATGCCTGGAgatgagagggaaaaggaggggaagggacaCCAGGCGTGTGCTCTGGGGGTTCATCAGGAggtcagcctgcagcaggaatTGCACCAATGTCGAGAACCTGGGCTACTCCGAAGCTCTATGCGTCAGGTCTAACTTAGGAGGTCACAAGGCTAATCAGGACTGTAGCCGATACGTTTCATGGGAAAGTTAGATCAGATGAGAACCtaatataaaatactgaataaataatataatgCATCTAccatttgtttatattttctgcttttttttttttttttttggatagtTTTGTACCACCTAGtgaggaaa includes the following:
- the NDUFA5 gene encoding NADH dehydrogenase [ubiquinone] 1 alpha subcomplex subunit 5, whose product is MRPAVPGCAAMAGALRKTTGLVGLAVSENPHERLRILYTKILGVLQNIPKDAAYRKYTEQIVNQRLNLVQTETDVQKLQDKLNSGQIEEVILQAENELSLSRKMLQWKPWEPLVEEPPSNQWKWPI